One window of bacterium genomic DNA carries:
- a CDS encoding HD-GYP domain-containing protein — MNKEKLLNDISKICLQEDDYEIALFKIIEASTSFLNADSGFIYLSKDKEGFIKTVSYGTIEIPNKIEIGKGGIGYAISEEKPLILSRNELPEIQGISQAMIAPLYDKMGLKGIFGLISLNAKFSENDLSIFSQIQGEINLCLEIFRLSKSIYEGVLFSTVQSLVSVVEAIDPHLRGHSWNMARYAVALASKIGLPKIQIEAIKYGSLLHGVGRIGIPDKIWKKGGPLNEDELKAMRAHVIIGEKIVEKAEFPFDVASIVRSHHENYDGTGYPDGLKGDEIPIGARIIALANAWEAMTAERPYRQSKTMEEAIAEIKSKKGIQFDPEMTDIFLSMVER; from the coding sequence GATAATAGAGGCATCTACCTCTTTTTTAAATGCAGATTCTGGTTTTATCTATCTTTCAAAAGATAAGGAGGGATTTATAAAAACAGTATCCTACGGAACAATTGAGATTCCAAATAAAATAGAAATAGGAAAGGGAGGTATTGGCTATGCTATTTCTGAAGAAAAACCCCTTATTTTATCAAGAAATGAATTACCTGAAATACAGGGTATAAGTCAAGCTATGATTGCACCTTTGTATGATAAAATGGGTTTAAAAGGTATATTTGGTCTTATCAGCTTAAATGCTAAATTTTCTGAAAATGACCTCTCTATATTTTCACAAATACAAGGAGAAATAAATCTCTGCCTTGAAATATTTAGGCTTTCCAAAAGCATCTATGAAGGTGTGCTTTTTTCTACAGTTCAATCTTTAGTTTCTGTTGTTGAGGCTATTGATCCACACCTTCGTGGTCATTCCTGGAATATGGCAAGGTATGCTGTAGCATTAGCATCCAAAATAGGTCTTCCAAAGATTCAGATTGAGGCTATAAAATATGGCTCCCTCCTTCATGGAGTAGGAAGAATTGGCATACCTGATAAGATATGGAAGAAAGGAGGTCCTCTTAATGAGGATGAATTAAAGGCAATGAGGGCACATGTAATCATTGGAGAAAAGATTGTAGAAAAGGCAGAATTTCCATTTGATGTAGCAAGCATTGTCAGATCCCACCATGAAAACTATGATGGAACAGGCTATCCAGATGGATTAAAAGGTGATGAGATACCAATAGGTGCAAGGATAATTGCATTAGCAAATGCTTGGGAGGCAATGACAGCTGAGCGACCATATCGCCAATCAAAAACAATGGAAGAGGCAATTGCTGAGATAAAAAGCAAAAAAGGAATTCAGTTTGACCCAGAAATGACAGATATTTTTCTT